ACGCGGTGCGGCGGAGCCTGGCGGCGGCTACCGGCGGCGACGCAGGCGCGCACCCACCAGCAGCAGCACCGCGCCCAGCAGCGGCACGCCACCGGCGGCGGCGCAGCCACCCTCGTCATCACCACCGCCGCCATCGCCCACGGTGATGGTCTTCTGGGACAGGGCCGAGCCGTCACCCTCGGGCTGCTGGTCTCCGTTGGTGGAGTTGCCCGCGCCGAAGAGGGTGATGGTGGCGCCAGAGGCCGGCGCCACCAGGGTGAAGTCGAAGCGCGCCTCGCCGTTGGCGAAGGCCTTGGACTGGGTGTGCGTCAGCTCACCGCTCTCCTTGCGCTGGCCCGAGCCGGCGGTCAGCGAGCCGGCGCTCACCGCCACGTTGAAGCCGCCGCGGGAGGCCGCGCCGCCCTTGATGATGATCGAGTAGTTGCCCGTGGCGCCCGGCTCCAGGGTGGCGGGACCTTCCAGCGTCACCGTGGGCGTGGCGCCACCGCTGTGGCAGCCGGAGCCCATGCACGTGGACGTGCCGGACTGCTTGCCGCTGTAGCCCACGTTGCCGGTGACGTACGCGAACGCGGAGCCGGAGACGAGGCACGCCGCCATGGCGCCAGCAACCCCGAGAGACGAAAGAGACGACCGCATGAAGAAGCCTCCTGATGGAGAACGACTGGGAAGAGGCTCCTTCATAGCGCGATGCGGCATCCGTTCCCAGCAACACTCAGCGCACACCGGCCCGGAGCAGCAGCGCACAGGCCTCGTCACGCAGTTGCGACAAGGTGTGCCGGGTGTTCCCCCCGGCATTCTCCAGTCCGGCCACCATCGACAGCAGCCCGTGCGCCACCGTCCACGCGACGTTGGCCAGCCGGCGCGGCTGGAAGCCCGGGGCGAGCCGGCCCGCGCGCGCCTCCACCTGGAGCCGGGCCTCGAGCGAATCATTGAG
The window above is part of the Pyxidicoccus trucidator genome. Proteins encoded here:
- a CDS encoding MXAN_6652 family MXYO-CTERM-anchored protein gives rise to the protein MRSSLSSLGVAGAMAACLVSGSAFAYVTGNVGYSGKQSGTSTCMGSGCHSGGATPTVTLEGPATLEPGATGNYSIIIKGGAASRGGFNVAVSAGSLTAGSGQRKESGELTHTQSKAFANGEARFDFTLVAPASGATITLFGAGNSTNGDQQPEGDGSALSQKTITVGDGGGGDDEGGCAAAGGVPLLGAVLLLVGARLRRRR